Sequence from the Vanacampus margaritifer isolate UIUO_Vmar chromosome 18, RoL_Vmar_1.0, whole genome shotgun sequence genome:
GGTGACGCCTGTTTGCTCCCAGGTTGAACCGGTGATGGGGTTGATAGACTTTGCGGTGGGCAAAGTCACATAGAAGTCCGTGTCGCCCACTTTGAATTGATCTACTTTGACCGAGCCCCCGGCGGTCTTCTCTCCAACAACGGTGGCCCTTTTCAGATTCTGGAGGCAGTACGCGATATCTTCCGCAATGCCTTTGGTGTTCTTGCTTGTGAGGATGATGAGAGGTTTGGTTGTGCCGTATCTCTCACCCAACAGCGTGGGGATAGACATCAGCTTAGTGGTTGTATTTGAAGGACGGTCATACACGCTGTCGATGTGAATCACAGACTCGGCGGCGGTGAAGTACGAGACAATATAGGAGAGTCCCGTGATATCCCCGCTGACGGTGTGGCGCAAATCAAAGATTAGAGCTGAAGTTGGGAGGACTTTGTTCCAGACTAAGTCTACCAGCATCTGGCCGATCTTGTCAGCAGCCGCCTCCCCGAGGATGTGATCGATCCTCATGTACCCGATGTTGCCCTCCAATATGTCCAACTTAATGGCGTGCTGGAGCATAGCGACGAGTTGCTCAGGGAGCAGCGCCGGCATTTGCGGGGCAACTACAGGGACGAAGTCTGGCTCAAAGGAGACCTTCAAACGGGGGTCACTGATTGTGGTCTGGAGCCCAGCGCTGAGGACTCGTGACAAAGACTCACCATCTGGAATATTGAGGACCTCCGTATTGCTGCTGGCTGCTGCGATGGCCTCCTTCAGCCCTGACAGCTTCTCTGGCGAGCAATAATTGTCTAGGACGATTTTTACCATGTCGACGATAAGGCTTGGAGGAAACGCTGCATGGGTGActgcaacattttcaaaaaataaaagaaacgcCACCACGAATAGCGCCTTTGCCATTTTTGCCGGCTTCGCCACACCAAAGATGAGTGGAGCTGATGAACGGACCTCAACCTGCGAAAAGGTTCGTTGGCAAATGCCTCTGTTATGGCTGCGCGATTTCTGTTAACACACTCATAAGAGGATTTACCCCATAATAAACCTCTAATCGTATTATACCTTCTGTAAGGCAATAACAAGCTTGCCAAGTGGGCGTAGAAACCGGGAAGCATTTCTAAGGATTCTGTATGTAAATTTAAAGAAGGTCTTTTGAGCAGCTACAGTATGCCAAATTAGCAGTGTCATTTGAgttgagttatttaaaaaaaactgtggaaaAAAACTTATTAAAGAAAATTATTAACATGAACATTTCTGGAATGGCGTTCATCAGAAATTATAGACATTCTAATCTTTATGGTTTCATTATCAGTACAGTGTATATTTAACAACTAGTATGAAGCGCCatgcttgtgtttgtgtttttttgtgtgctgtgTCCCCCTCTGCTGGTCAAAagtacaacaacacaacaaaacaatactTATTTCTGCACATTGTATCAGTGACAAATGCTAAAACAAAATatcttgaaaatatgtttttcttgaaaataattgacttcttgagcatgttttttattcagttacatttgggggaaaaagtttAAGACTTTCTTAAAAATGCTAActtattgaaaatatatttttaatttttttaatatacctcTCAAAAATGACACTTCCTTAAAAATATACCTCTTGACTATGagattaatataaataataataataatcattgctAAAATGAACAACTTGAAATATGACTGTTATCCACAAAACTACTTTCAAAAAACTTACCTAAAAACACActtacctaaaaaaaacaacaacaacaacaacatcaacaacaaaactaattctaaaaatatatactggtAACTTATCTTTCtccaaaataaatttcttgtattattatttaaaaaaatatacaatttttttttttaaaatactacaACTAATTTCTATGTgccaacgcccccccccccccccccgccccccaaaaaagtttatAGGGAGAggagtttaaaaacaaaaataaatttaaaaaaacgttttttgacCATTGATTTTGAATGGGAACTTTGGGGATGGAAACTTAATTTCTTATACACCAAAAGTAGCAAAATTTCAGCCAATCTACATGATGAATGCATCCAAGTTTTCACAATCTGATGTAATTCTTAGATCTCCACACAAGCAAATACAGGGAttgtgtttaatttattttaattgatgtACAAATTGGGGACAAAACATCAAGACACTTGACTTCAATCAAGCAGGGGCTGAATTGGATCATTTAATTCCCAATTAATCTTAATAACTGATTTGACCAAgacattatttattgtaataaggaaaaacattttctgttCCAAGGTCATTAATTAATAGGCAGTTGATATGAAAATATCTTTGGTGAGAGTTAGAACAGCAATCATCTGACAATGGCAGCATTCCTGCTGATAAATGGACAAACATTCCCACAGACGCGCGTGTTTAAGCACTCAAATATGCTCAAAATCCCGATCATACTTACATATTAGCGTATTACGAGAGCTCACGGCAGCAGTGTACTTTGGTACAGTTAAGTGGTCACGTCTGGGTCACTTCACAGCTGAGTGTTTGTAGACATGTGGAATAGCTGTTTCTTCATGGTGGAAACCCAGAACAAAGTTAACTTGCTCTGTTTTGAGCTGGTTAGCTTAGTTGACAGAACTGGAGAAGCTATTTTGGGTTCAGCTGAGGAACTCTTAGATCTGGATCCAAACACGTCTGGCTTATGCAAGCAACAGTCTTTATCCAAAAGTTACTAATCTTAATACCCTAACATTCAATATCACTTAGACTTTCATAACACACAATTATAAAAAGCTATTCTATTCTACCTTGCCTGATTGTACAGTGTATACtaaataacaaaacacacaaatgagaTGAGACCAAAATGTATATCAATTATGCGCATTTGCTCAAACTCGCAGGGCCCCTAAAATATTCAGGGATAAGTATGCACACATATTCTATACTCGCAAGGCTGCTCTTACTGTAGAGCTGGGATAATCTTTTTAGTTAATTAACGTCTCAATTGGTACAGAATGCCAGCCGTCACGGTCGGTCGTTAATCTATTAAGCTTTTCAGCCTCCTGAGAAATTTAACTTACTTGATAAACAAGAGTTGATTATTATGTTTTCCGTTTGGCCTATGTGATGGCTCACATATTCACATCAGTCCTGTAAatgttaagttgttttttttttggggggggggggggggtctggctGGCAATGTAGTGGTTCACAATGCTGCATGACATAGGATCATTTTCTACTCATTACCAGTTAGCCTGCCATTAACTTGTGACCAACCCAGGGTGAAGTCCGCCTTCGACCCACACCAGCAGTCCTCCTCGTCTGcagtggttcacatagctgaTTTTGTGCAGTTCGTGAGGGATCAATTCCTCGGACTACCACGCAGTCTTAAGGCAGTTCTTAAATTGGACTCATTCGTTGCcaatgacgactatagacgtcaacgatcctttttttactggattggcagtgaatgagttcatctgtGTCCTAACAATGACATGAAAGTTGGCTATGTGAACTACTACACTACTAATGGGCTGGAGCCTGTCCCAGATGACTTAAGATGAAAGTTGGGCTACATTCTGGACTGGTAGCCACACAATCAGAGGGCAGTTGTGaaattggaatgttaataattGCCCACACAAGTACATGAAATTTGGCTTTGTGAACCAATAATCCCCTTTCTGAAACAGAGCTGTAGTATTCCAACCAACTTTCAATCTACCACATCCTCATAGTTTCAAATTTtctggtgaccagtccatggATTAGTCAGCATTTCACTTGTTATCATCCGGTGTGGTTTGTGGTGGTTCACATTTGCACTACATTCCACTAAGTCATTAGGGGTATGTTCCTGATAcatgatatactgtattatcCAAACATTATGGCCAGTAATGACTATTTTTTAGCAGACTAAAGATgacaacaaaattgaaaaaagataCTGTCATCtcaattgttttaattaataCACCGTGGTACATAATTTAATATTGtaatgttttgatttatttaatgcATGGACAGTCCATGATTGATGATAATTGATACAATAGAAGCTCTCAATTTTAACCCAATCCTAAATACCTTTTTTATGAGTGATTATTTTGCACAGTATTTATGTATTATGTCACTTTTAATTAGGGATGTAATgtcaatatcgtgatatcgcgattgccacaatatcgtcgttgtcatgtcacgtcattaaaagcagcacatctgttaaaaaaaagtcaggttgatttccatttgtgcagttctaccaccctctggtggctttttgtgtgtgtacagtttaattttcacaaggcatgttttggcccttctatgtttaaaatccacgctaatcgtCAGacgaaggggaacgtaatatgcttgtgaacaagagtcaatatgtggagaaCCTCAAtctgtgcgtgcattagcaagtaagtgcctcaatattaagtgttattagagactgtaggttgtttatatgcattgctgttatgtacaaagcacaatacagtttttttagtatgagctctctttttttcccttttttttttacaatacagtgaccttttttttttatatcgccaacctccctaCAATATCGttataattatcgtattgtgatgtttagATATCATCATATCCCTACTTTTAatcataaaatatgaaatatcctGAATAATTTCTGATAATTTCCTAATATTATGCACTATACAGGACTATGTACAGTAACTATTAATTGTCCAGTCCTAAGTGGCAATGATCTGTTGACTACTGAACATATTCTGTCTATTATTATACTGTAGTAGGAAACTATATattgaaaatacaaatgtacaGATTTACATTTACTCATAAAATACCAGGGCACTATAAATACGgttttaataataacaatagcaTATGTAATAGTTGTGTTCTTTCTGACTACCTGCATCCACACTCTGCCACTTTCATCTCCTCATACAAGTATCTGATCGTGACGAGTCCGTTTTCCTGATACATGACAGTGATGGGGTCAAGTTTAATGGGGACGCAACACGCCATGTTGGCCTTCTTGGGGTTCCGGATGTTCATCAGTGTCTGGATGAGGGCGTGCTTGGACGGGGTGGATTCGTCTGTCAGTGGGTAGTAGCACAACCCCCGACATTCAAACGCGTCGTATTCCGGAGGTGCCACGATCCAGCTGTCCCAGCCGATGTCCCTGAAGTTGACCTTGAGTGACGTACGCCTGCAGTATTCCTGCTCCGCCTTTCTCCTTTTGCGACGATACTGAGCACCGGGAATCTGGTTGGTCAGATGATCGTCTGTGTTCCAGTTGGACTCCTGGTGGAAGATGGTTTCTTCTTCATGGAGGATCATCTCGCTGAGTTCTTTCTTTGCCTCCCGTCTCCTGCTGCCAATGTCGTCTGAGAAGACGATCAAAGCTGCTGAGGTGTTATCGCCCACTGAAAGACTCAAGCTCAAACCGCCATTTTCATCCTCACAGTTGTTGCTGTCTACCACAACATCAAATCCAGTTATTCCATTGCCTGACAACACTCCGCTTTGTACAGCTGAGGTGACATCCAACGTCACCCACATGTTCTGAGAACTTGTCAACTCTTTGCAAGCCAGAAGCTGCGAGATGGATTTCGAACCATCGTAATCCGTTTTGTAGACATTGACTGAGGCGGTGAAACTGTGGGAGGTCACCCTTGACCTGGTGTGCTTGAGGAAGAAGAGTTGTAATTCAGCGGTGATGACCTTTTCATGGCTGGGTATGCTGATGTTGAACAGCAGCCTGTGTCTTGACTTTGGGCCGTTTGTCACAGAATGTGTGATATCTGGAAGAGAGTTATGGACAGATCAGAAGAGTCATGCTAAACATGGCTGGTTGTTGCATGGAGATAAACGGTTATGGCAATGCACAACACAGAATATTTTAGAACTTTAGAAGTTCAAGTATGCTGCATTTTCCAATTCATTCATTGTGAAAAGATGAATTACACTGAAAGAAATACGCAGAGGTTTTTAAACACCACTGTACATCCAGCTACGTTTAGCTAGAAAACTATCATGCTACatattagtaaaaaaataaaataaaataatgctttattatttttgtttttacataacTCTTCTAAAAGATATCTGTCAATTCTTGGATAGAAACCAAATTTGATAAATGCtgtatatttcatatttaaattgacatttattAATACAATGTACTACTACTGTACTGTAGGCTACTGCACATGCTAACAAACTAGCATGCTACATATtagggaaaaataataaacaaacaaatgtaatattatttctGTTTATACATAACTGTTCTAAAATACATCTATGAATTCATGGATTAGAAACCAAATTTGATCAttactatatattttatatattaatagACATTTATTAATACAAACGACTGCTGTACTGTTCTGTACATGCTAGCAAACTAGCATGGTATTGCTACATATTGgtgaaaattaataaataaaagaatgcaATATTATTTCTGTTTTCACATAACTTCTAAAATACATCTATGAATTCTTGGGTAGAAGCCAAATTTGATAAATGCTGTACATTTCACAATATTAATTGatatttataaatacaatttactaCTACTGTACTGTAGGCTACTGTACATGCTAGCAAGCTATCATGCTACATATTAGgggaaaataataaacaaacaaatgtaatattatttctGTTTATACATAACTGTTCTAAAATAATTCAATGAATTCATCGGTAGAAACCAAATTTgataaataatgtatattttatatttaaattgacatttattaatacaaacgactgctgtactgtactgtacatgctaGCAAATTAGCATGCTTCATATTAGTGAAAGATAATAAACAAATGCAATGTTATTTCTGTTTATACATATCTATTCGAAAATACGTAAACTCTTGGGTAGAAACCAAATTTGATTAATACtctgtattttacatttaaattgaattttattAATACAAACTACCACTGTAGTTGAAAggcaaaaagtcaacatttaagTTGACATTCTCTTCTCGtcaatatgatgatgatgtactATCAGTTTTGAAATTAACCAGTGATTGACTCGACAAGGAAGTGAAACCATATTACAATTTGTCCAACTGTAATCAATCAATAGATGTCTAACTCATTTTAATATCAAGTCAGTGTTCTTTATGCAACCCTCCAATTTAACTGTAACAGGAGATAAGTCAGAacggtggaaaaagttttgaaatgatttatcttagTCCATCACAAaagcctggcatttgaacagggcagggtgtgtagactttttatattcattGTATTTCACATCTTCCAATTTGCATGATTTGTTTGGCTCCATTTTTACACCCATGTCCGAAACCCACCTAGGGTTTTTGACAACACTTTGAGTTTTACACTTTCCCAACGTACCTTGGACACTGAAGCTGCGAATAACATCAGACTGAGGGATGGCCGTGCTGTCTGATGCGTACTTGTTATAGAGCTCCATCATGAACTGAGGCGGGTACATTTTCCCGTGCTCCTGAGGTACATCGGAAAGATTGAGTTTCCTCAGGAAGTCCTCTTTGATGGTTCCAAGAAGATTCGCCATCCTTGAGTCCACGTCTTCCTCTTC
This genomic interval carries:
- the gdf2 gene encoding growth/differentiation factor 2; translation: MHNSRRFLFQVCLSLVLSTGWCTCKPLGNDIYNDGDLEGFYSRHATQEDLLEEEDVDSRMANLLGTIKEDFLRKLNLSDVPQEHGKMYPPQFMMELYNKYASDSTAIPQSDVIRSFSVQDITHSVTNGPKSRHRLLFNISIPSHEKVITAELQLFFLKHTRSRVTSHSFTASVNVYKTDYDGSKSISQLLACKELTSSQNMWVTLDVTSAVQSGVLSGNGITGFDVVVDSNNCEDENGGLSLSLSVGDNTSAALIVFSDDIGSRRREAKKELSEMILHEEETIFHQESNWNTDDHLTNQIPGAQYRRKRRKAEQEYCRRTSLKVNFRDIGWDSWIVAPPEYDAFECRGLCYYPLTDESTPSKHALIQTLMNIRNPKKANMACCVPIKLDPITVMYQENGLVTIRYLYEEMKVAECGCR